In the Profundibacter amoris genome, TCTGTTGGCGAGGCCGTGATGCAGATGGAATTGGCCGGGGCACCGGTTCTGGTTTTCCGCAACGAAGGACATAGCGGAGTTAATGTGGTCTATCGCCGTGAGGACGGCAATATTGGCTGGGTTGACCCATCAATCGCTAAATAAGCCCATAGGTTTTGGGCGGAGTAAAGTGAAGGTAAATGGAACTTTCGAATATTCTTTTGCCCGAAGCCGTGCGTGTTATCGGCCAGGCAACCAGTAAAAAACGTCTCTTCCAGCAATTGGGCGAGATCGTTTCCTCTGTGCATGGTATTGATGCGGGCAATGCAGCCAAAGCGTTGCAGGATCGCGAAAATCTGGGGCCAACCGGGGTCGGGCACGGTGTTGCCCTGCCCCACGCACGCATCGCCGGTTTACAGTCGGTCGTTGGCACATTCCTGCGCATTGAAAAGCCGCTGAATTTCGATGCGGTGGATCGTCAGCCCGTCGATCTGGTTTTCACCTTGTTTGCACCGCTTGATTCCGGTGTTGAACATCTAAAGGCGCTGGCCCTTGTGTCCCGCACAATGCGCGACAGTGCCATATGTTCCAAACTGCGGGCCAATACGGACCCTGCAACTTTGCATACGCTATTGACTGATACACAGGCGTCGCAGGCGGCCTAAGGTAACTTTAGCGCCTTATACCCGAACATCATGTAATCCCGCTGATAGGCGTCACGCACGGCGGCCTCGATTTCGGCGTCGTAAATCTCCTCCAGCGGGAACAGGTGGCTGTCGGGCACTTCCGGCAGAGGATACGGATCAAGGCCGACCTGTGTGGCCAGTTGTTCCAGCCCCTGTTCCAGTTGATCTTCGCGCAGAACCATATCTGGCAGGGCGAACTGTCCGAATCCCTGCAATACCTGCGACTGGCTGGCCCATGCGGGATCAACCCGCATACTGGTCTGCTTGGTCAGGTTTTTCTTCAAGAATTTCAGGAACACCAGAAATGCCTTGCGGTGGTCTTCGGCGGTATATGTTTCATCTACCCCGTCTTCGGGGATCAACAGATCATAATCGCGCAACAGGGCCGCTCGGATTTCGGGGAAACCATCAGGGCCGGTTTCAAGGATATGCTCGCAAAAGGCAGAATGCGCCCGCACGACAGGATGGCGGACCACGGTAAAGCTGCGATGGCCACTGTGTTTGCGTTTCCATTGCCGCAAGGTTTTCTGATTGAACCCGCCCAACAGATCACCGCCACCGATCCCTTTCAGCCATTCCCGAACCAGCGCCTCGGGGCCGCCCTTGATCGGCAGATACATCAGCGGCGCATTGGCCGCCGCCACATAACCCGGCACAACGGGACCACGGCGCGGCTCGAAATTCGGAGTGCGGGTCAGATCAAAAGGATCCATCTTTTGCAGATCCTCGACCATCTGCTCATAGTTAACCACCTTGTCGCGCAAGGTGCCGGGGTTTTGCCGCCGCAGGTTGGTCGATAGCGCCTCGATCTGGCTGTCCACACCCAAAAACCGCGCCAGCCCGTTCAGAACATCTACGTCCTGCACATCCTCGTAGGACAGGTAGAATGCCGTCTGGCCGCTGCACTGCAATTCATGCAGGATTTTCACCTGAAACGCCTGATACTCGGCCACATGTTTGCGGAACTCGTCCAGTTTGAACGTCACCTTGGCCGATTTGCGTGTATCGCCGCGCCCCAGCTTCCACTGGTTGGTGGACCACGCAATCAGCTCGGAAACATAGCTTTCCAGCGGGTTGCGCGTCAGGATAATCTTGCCACAACGTTCATCTTGCAGAAAATGCTCCAGGGCCCGCGGATCATGGGTGGAAAAGAACCGAAACCCCACCAGATTTTTCGGATCGGCCTTCATCCGCTCCAGCAATTCAACCGGATCCTTTTCCCGCATTTCCAGCGTCATTCCATGCAGCTTTTCACGGTTGGTATCGCCGATGAAATAAGGGTTAAAGGCCTCGCCATGGGCGGTGATGCCTTTGAACTGGTTCAGGTTGGAGCACAGAAAATTGGAACCGGTCCGCTTTTCCGCAAGCATCACGAAATAATCGAATTTGTCAGACATTGCGGGTTACTTTCTTACCAGATACGGCTTGCGTGGTTTTAGCGTTTTCTGGGTGCCCAGAACATCTGTCGGGAAATCGCCCATCAAATACGGATGCATCCCCTGATTTTTCAGATTTTGCAGGAATTTCCCAAACCCTGTCAGGTCCACCAGCTTTGGCACTTCGGACAGAGCATGCATGCTGCGCGGGCCAATTGCATCAAGAATGGTTTGCAACACTTCCATCGGGGATTCGACAAATTCGGACATGTTCAGCGTTTGCACCCGCGCCTTGACATAGGGCGAGCGCAGCACATTCAACTGGGCGCTTTCGATCCGTTGCAAGCGGGCGGCTTCTTTGCGGATTTCACTGAAATTCAGGTTGGAATGGAACAACGGAACAACCCATGCGCCTGTAATGATGTAGATATGCGCATTCGGGTCTTTGGCCATAAACCAGTTCAAAGCCTGCGTGTCATTCGGGCCGTACTGGAAACACTGGTGCTCACCGCGCGCATTCCAGATCAGGTTTGTCAGAAAGGATTTCGGGTTATAATCCCGCACCAATGCCGAATCCGACACGCCGCCATTGTATATCTGGCCGCCACCGGAAAACTCGGCCCTGTCGGGGGAAAACAGGTGGCCATGCACCTTGACGCCTGCGTTTTTCTCAAGCCATGGTGCGAAATCAAGCAGCAATTCGTCAAACCCCTGCAACACCGAATAGCCCGAAGCCGTCAGCCCGTTTTCCCGACCCTCGACCGGATAGCGGCTTTGCATGTACAGCCCGGCGCGCCCGAGGGTGCGCCGTTCAACCGCTTTGGAGAATACACGGTCAATCTTGCCGGGGTTTGGCTCGGTATGTTTTAGATCACCGGCATCCACGTTCAAAAACGCCTGATATAAACGGTCGGCATTTGGCCAGATTTTGCGCGCAACGAAACAATCCGAGCGGCGCAATAATTGCAGATGGTCATTGTAAAACGTGTGCGGTTTGCCCTGATAATCAAATTTTGCAAGGGTAAGCGAGCGGCTTTCGATATTGGTGGAATACAGGCGCACCAGCGTTTGGTAATAGGATTCATCCGGAATCCAGACCCATTTGAAATAGCTTTCATAGGTATTGCGTTTGGGGTCTTCCAGAATGGCCGACAGGGTTTGCCGGGTCAGACACCACCATTGCGACCCCAAATGCGGGATCAACCCGTCAGGCACCTTGCGCTTGTATCCAACGCGGCGCTGCAATCTGACGAAACGGTCAAACAACCGCCTGTGCCGTTTCCATGAAAACGGAAACCGCAGGGTAAAGCGTTCCGAATTCAACCCGCCCGTTGTCCAGGGAACATCCTGTGTGGTTGTGGATTCAATGAAATCCGTGCGCGGGCGTTCATCCAGATAATCCACCAGTTCCTGTATCGGGCGCAACGGCAGGCAAGAGCCGGACGCCAGATAGACATGGCGCACATCGGGATAGGTCTGCAGCATCAATTCGGAAGCGGTCTGCGAGGCTTGCACCAAAGACCACGCGCCCCATTCACAACGATGGCGGTCGGAAAATACCAGATTGGGCAAGTCGGACAGGCCCGATGTGAAGCTGTTATAATCTTCATCGCTGACCTGCAAATCCACATGCACCACGACCGGACAACCGCCTGTGGCCCAATGACGGGCAACCTGCGCGGCACGCTCCAGCGCCTCGTGCACCAGCATCACTACACCGACTGTGCCCGCACCGCTCATGCCCAGTTTCCCTTGGACATCAGGCCCAGAATTTCAAGCTGCCGCCAGTTGATATATTTCTCGCTCCATTTGCACCACAGGTCCGGGTTCTGACGCATCGCATCATGGTAGGCCTTGTATTCATGGCTGTTGGCATAGTGCTGGCCGCGTTCCAGTTCCTCTTTGGCCTTGACGCCAAAGGTGTCCAGAAATTTGGCATGCAGCAAACAGCCCGACGCCTTTTCGCCGCCGCCAACATCATAAACCTTGTTCAGAACACGCGGCAGCAACATATGGGTCGAGCTGACATAGGTGTAATGCCTATCCCATTTGACCAGCGGAATTTTGTTCATTGCCGGCGCGCGTTCGGGGTTCTGGGTAAAGAACGTCCGCGCCCGCGGCCCCCCCTGAATCCACAAGTTCGCATAGCGATCGTTTTTCGAGATCGTATAGTTTCCGCTGTCAAACCACGCGGCAATCTCGAAAGGGTCCTGCCCTTCTCCGTAAGCCACCGCATCAATGCGCCCCTTGGGATACATATCCAGCAGCATCGCACTGAACGACGGGATCGAGGACGCATCCAGCCAGTCTGTCAACGCCCGCAATGGCCTTGTGTCGCTAAACGGGAACACCAGAAATTCATCGACATCCACAGTCAACGCCCAATGGCCATGTCCGTATTTCGACAACAGCCAGTTCAGCCAGTCCGTTCCGAAACGCGCGGTTTTATAACTGTGTTTTGTCGTCCAGATCGAAGCATCCGGTTGGTCAGCGATATATTCACGCGAGCCGTCATCACTGTCATTGTCGACAAAAACGAAATGGTTCACCCCCATATCGCGATAATATTTCAGGAAATACGGCAGCCGCACCCGTTCGTTCCGGATGGTGGAAAAGACAATAATATCACAGGGTTGAATCTGCCTGGTCCGGTTGGAAACCTCGGCCAGCTCCCGCCTTTTGCGAAACGCACGGACACGAAAGCGCTGCCGCTCGACCCGCCGCCGATATGAACCAAGAATACCCAACCTGCTAACTATTCCTTACCTTCAGAACGCCTGCTTGGCGTAACCGCTTGTGCTTGCAAGAGGTCATACCTGCCTGTTTTGTGCCTTTTATCATAATCCAGAATAAAGGCATCTTTATAACTATATATTGAAAAATACCGGACAGTAGCCCCAGCGTAAACAGGATAAATGCAGCAAACGCTATATCCAGCGCCCTTTTGAAAGCAGCTTTAGTGATTCGAGTTGCTGCCATCCTTTGTATTCAACCGAATCCCGACACCACAGATCAGGGCTGTTGCTAAGGCTGTCGTAGTAGTCGTCATATAGCCGGCTATTGGCGAAATGTTCCTGCCGTTGCTTTTCCTCGCGGGCTTTTTCGGCCACCACATGCAGGAATTTGCTGTGCAGCAACACCCCGCGCGGCAGGTCGGTTCCGGTTAGATCAAAAGCGCGGTTCAGGCGGGGCGGCAATATCGAATGGGTGGAACTGTTATAGGCAAAACGCCGGTTCCATTTCACCAGCGGGATTTTGTTCAGGGTCGGGGCACGATCCGGTTGATCGGCGAAAAACACCCGTTCTCGAACCCCGCCCTGAACCCATTGGCTTTGCAAGGCTTGCTGCATCTGGAAGCGATAATTTCCCGCATCAAACCAGCGCAGTATTTTGAACGGATCCGTGCCCGGCTGATAGATTTCCGCATCCATCGGCCCCTTTGGGTACATATCCAGCATCAACGCACCAAAGGCCACAATGGACTGGCCGTCCAGCCAATCCGTCAGCGCCGGTAGCGGGCGTTCATCGCAGTAGGGATAGACCAGTATTTCATCGGCATCCACAGATAGGCACCAATGCCCGTGGCCATACCTGACCTGCAACCACGTCAGCCAGTCCACCCCGAAACGGGACAGTTTGTAGCTGTGTGCGGTTGACCAGAGCGATACATCCGGCTGCTCCTGCAAATACCGTGCGGTGCCATCATTGCTGTCGTTGTCCACAAACAGGAAATGTTTCACACCCAGTTTGCGGTAATGCTCCAGAAAATATGGCAGGCGGATCAGCTCGTTACGCACCGTGGAAAACAGCAGAATATCGCCGCGTTGTATCTGTGCCGTCCGGTTCACCACACGCTCCATCTGGTGGCGCTTGCGCAGGGCGCGATACAACAGACGGCGCCGTTTCACGCGCTTCTTGTAGGCTGTCCACAAATTCCCCATTGGCATCCGGCTTTCGTATTTTCAGACCATCTTAGCGCAGAAATTACTTTTCGTAATGCCCGTTCTGGTGCCAGTGCCATGCATCGCGCACCATCGTTTCCATGGTTGACCGTTGCGGCGTCCAGCCCAGTTCCCGCATGGCACGCACACTGCCCGAAACCAGCTTGGCGGCATCCCCGGCCCGACGCGGCCCTTCGTTCATCGGCACAGGCCGGTTGGTAACAGCCCCGCAGGCATCCACCACCTCGCGCACCGAAAAACCGCTGCCTGTGCCCAGATTGAACACACGACTGCCCTTGCCCTTTAACAGCCACTCCAGACCCAGCACATGCGCATCCACCAGATCGCACACATGGACGTAATCACGGATGCAGGTGCCATCCGGCGTGGCGTAATCCGTACCAAAAACGGTCAGCGCATCGCGCTTGCCGTCAATCGCATCCAGCACCAGCGGGATCAGGTGGGTTTCGGGGCGGTGGAATTCACCCACTTCGGCATCGGGGTCGGCACCGGCCACGTTGAAATAACGGAAAATCACATGGTTGATCCCGTCGCTTGCACCGAAATTCGCCAGAATATCCTCGATCGCCCGTTTCGACGCACCATAGGAATTGATCGGCTTTTGCACGCAATCCTCGTCCAGCACCACGTTGTCCTGATCGCCATAGGTCGCGCAGGTAGACGAGAACACAAAATTCCGGCACCCGGCTGCCGCTGTGGCTTCGATCAGGGTCAGCGAACCCATTACATTGTTGCGCCAGTATATGCCGGGCAACTGCATGCTTTCGCCCACCAGCGAAAAGGCCGCAAAATGCATCACGGCAACTGGTTGGTATTTTTCGAAAACCTGATCCAGATAGGCACGGTCCAGCAAATTGCCCTGCTCGAACGGGCCGAATTTTACAGCATCGGCCCAGCCGGTTACCAGATTATCCACCGTCACCGGCACATAACCGGCCGCCTTTAGCGCCTTGCAGGCATGCGAACCGATATAGCCCGCCCCGCCAGTGACCAATACATGCGCCAAATTACACCGCCCAGTGTCTTATTGCGCCGCTTTTTGCAGCGACACCATTTCAGTCAAATACTGCGAAAATTCATCCCGCAGTTCCTCGCGTGCCAGACCAAAGGCCACCGTGGCCTGCAAAAATCCGGCCTTGGAGCCACAATCGAACCGCTGCCCGCGGAACCGGTAGCCAAAGACCTTGCGGCCCTGCATAATTTCCCGGGCGATGGCATCGGTCAACTGGACCTCGCCACCGGCCCCCAGCTTGATCTTGTTCAGGTTGCGCAACACATGCGGGGTCAGGATATATCGGCCGATCACCGCCAAATTTGACGGGGCTTCATCAGCCTTCGGTTTTTCAACCATGCCATTCACCGCAACCATGGCCCCCATATCTTCCTTGATGTCCAGAACCCCGTAGGCCGATGCCTTTTCCTTGGGCACTTCCATCGCCGCGACCATACAGCCGCCGGTTTCCTCGTAGGCTTCGACCATTTGCTGCAAACAGGGTTTTTCGGCGGCGATAACATCATCAGGCAGAATAACGGCAAAAGGCTCGTTCGAGATCAGGCGGCGGGCACACCATACGGCATGACCCAGCCCTAATGCCTTGTGCTGGCGGATGTAGGCAATCGCGCC is a window encoding:
- a CDS encoding glycosyltransferase family 2 protein, whose amino-acid sequence is MGILGSYRRRVERQRFRVRAFRKRRELAEVSNRTRQIQPCDIIVFSTIRNERVRLPYFLKYYRDMGVNHFVFVDNDSDDGSREYIADQPDASIWTTKHSYKTARFGTDWLNWLLSKYGHGHWALTVDVDEFLVFPFSDTRPLRALTDWLDASSIPSFSAMLLDMYPKGRIDAVAYGEGQDPFEIAAWFDSGNYTISKNDRYANLWIQGGPRARTFFTQNPERAPAMNKIPLVKWDRHYTYVSSTHMLLPRVLNKVYDVGGGEKASGCLLHAKFLDTFGVKAKEELERGQHYANSHEYKAYHDAMRQNPDLWCKWSEKYINWRQLEILGLMSKGNWA
- a CDS encoding sulfotransferase family 2 domain-containing protein; amino-acid sequence: MSDKFDYFVMLAEKRTGSNFLCSNLNQFKGITAHGEAFNPYFIGDTNREKLHGMTLEMREKDPVELLERMKADPKNLVGFRFFSTHDPRALEHFLQDERCGKIILTRNPLESYVSELIAWSTNQWKLGRGDTRKSAKVTFKLDEFRKHVAEYQAFQVKILHELQCSGQTAFYLSYEDVQDVDVLNGLARFLGVDSQIEALSTNLRRQNPGTLRDKVVNYEQMVEDLQKMDPFDLTRTPNFEPRRGPVVPGYVAAANAPLMYLPIKGGPEALVREWLKGIGGGDLLGGFNQKTLRQWKRKHSGHRSFTVVRHPVVRAHSAFCEHILETGPDGFPEIRAALLRDYDLLIPEDGVDETYTAEDHRKAFLVFLKFLKKNLTKQTSMRVDPAWASQSQVLQGFGQFALPDMVLREDQLEQGLEQLATQVGLDPYPLPEVPDSHLFPLEEIYDAEIEAAVRDAYQRDYMMFGYKALKLP
- a CDS encoding beta-1,6-N-acetylglucosaminyltransferase, whose translation is MSGAGTVGVVMLVHEALERAAQVARHWATGGCPVVVHVDLQVSDEDYNSFTSGLSDLPNLVFSDRHRCEWGAWSLVQASQTASELMLQTYPDVRHVYLASGSCLPLRPIQELVDYLDERPRTDFIESTTTQDVPWTTGGLNSERFTLRFPFSWKRHRRLFDRFVRLQRRVGYKRKVPDGLIPHLGSQWWCLTRQTLSAILEDPKRNTYESYFKWVWIPDESYYQTLVRLYSTNIESRSLTLAKFDYQGKPHTFYNDHLQLLRRSDCFVARKIWPNADRLYQAFLNVDAGDLKHTEPNPGKIDRVFSKAVERRTLGRAGLYMQSRYPVEGRENGLTASGYSVLQGFDELLLDFAPWLEKNAGVKVHGHLFSPDRAEFSGGGQIYNGGVSDSALVRDYNPKSFLTNLIWNARGEHQCFQYGPNDTQALNWFMAKDPNAHIYIITGAWVVPLFHSNLNFSEIRKEAARLQRIESAQLNVLRSPYVKARVQTLNMSEFVESPMEVLQTILDAIGPRSMHALSEVPKLVDLTGFGKFLQNLKNQGMHPYLMGDFPTDVLGTQKTLKPRKPYLVRK
- a CDS encoding PTS sugar transporter subunit IIA; translated protein: MELSNILLPEAVRVIGQATSKKRLFQQLGEIVSSVHGIDAGNAAKALQDRENLGPTGVGHGVALPHARIAGLQSVVGTFLRIEKPLNFDAVDRQPVDLVFTLFAPLDSGVEHLKALALVSRTMRDSAICSKLRANTDPATLHTLLTDTQASQAA
- a CDS encoding glycosyltransferase family 2 protein is translated as MKRRRLLYRALRKRHQMERVVNRTAQIQRGDILLFSTVRNELIRLPYFLEHYRKLGVKHFLFVDNDSNDGTARYLQEQPDVSLWSTAHSYKLSRFGVDWLTWLQVRYGHGHWCLSVDADEILVYPYCDERPLPALTDWLDGQSIVAFGALMLDMYPKGPMDAEIYQPGTDPFKILRWFDAGNYRFQMQQALQSQWVQGGVRERVFFADQPDRAPTLNKIPLVKWNRRFAYNSSTHSILPPRLNRAFDLTGTDLPRGVLLHSKFLHVVAEKAREEKQRQEHFANSRLYDDYYDSLSNSPDLWCRDSVEYKGWQQLESLKLLSKGRWI
- the galE gene encoding UDP-glucose 4-epimerase GalE, which produces MAHVLVTGGAGYIGSHACKALKAAGYVPVTVDNLVTGWADAVKFGPFEQGNLLDRAYLDQVFEKYQPVAVMHFAAFSLVGESMQLPGIYWRNNVMGSLTLIEATAAAGCRNFVFSSTCATYGDQDNVVLDEDCVQKPINSYGASKRAIEDILANFGASDGINHVIFRYFNVAGADPDAEVGEFHRPETHLIPLVLDAIDGKRDALTVFGTDYATPDGTCIRDYVHVCDLVDAHVLGLEWLLKGKGSRVFNLGTGSGFSVREVVDACGAVTNRPVPMNEGPRRAGDAAKLVSGSVRAMRELGWTPQRSTMETMVRDAWHWHQNGHYEK
- the galU gene encoding UTP--glucose-1-phosphate uridylyltransferase GalU, encoding MKRKVTKAIFPVAGLGTRFLPATKSVPKEIMTLVDRPLIQYAIDEARAAGIKEFIFVTSRGKGALEDYFDIAPTLEASLRKAGKTELLETLKNTNMESGAIAYIRQHKALGLGHAVWCARRLISNEPFAVILPDDVIAAEKPCLQQMVEAYEETGGCMVAAMEVPKEKASAYGVLDIKEDMGAMVAVNGMVEKPKADEAPSNLAVIGRYILTPHVLRNLNKIKLGAGGEVQLTDAIAREIMQGRKVFGYRFRGQRFDCGSKAGFLQATVAFGLAREELRDEFSQYLTEMVSLQKAAQ